In one Drosophila pseudoobscura strain MV-25-SWS-2005 chromosome X, UCI_Dpse_MV25, whole genome shotgun sequence genomic region, the following are encoded:
- the rdgB gene encoding protein retinal degeneration B isoform X5, translated as MLIKEYRIPLPLTVEEYRIAQLYMIAKKSREESHGEGSGVEIIINEPYKDGPGGNGQYTKKIYHVGNHLPGWIKSLLPKSALTVEEEAWNAYPYTRTRYTCPFVEKFSLDIETYYFPDNGYQENVFQLSGSDLRNRIVDVIDIVKDQLWGGDYVKEEDPKQFISEKTGRGPLADDWLEEYWREVKGKKQPTPRNMSLMTAYKICRVEFRYWGMQTKLEKFIHDVALRKMMLRAHRQAWAWQDEWYGLTIEDIRELERQTQLALAKKMGSGEECSDDSTSEAYTSTTATAAASTGGSERKKSAPAIPPIVTQQPPSAEASSDEEEGEDEDDDEDENDAIGAGVDLVGSTQGTATAKDRSRSQSIQMANKGKFGSKGALHSPVGSAHSFDLQVANWRMERLEVDSKSNSDEEFFDCLDTNETNSLAKWSSLELLGEGDDSPPPHGGPSSGGSVASGRGHAGGKQEDSIFNQDFLMRVASERGNKRQLRSSASVDRSHDSSPPGSPSTPSCPTTILMLVVHAGSVLDAASELTAKKSDVTTFRGSFEAVMRQHYPSLLTHVTIKMVPCPSICTDALGILSSLSPYSFDASPSAADIPNIADVPIGAIPLLAVASPEFHETVNKTVAAANIVYHEFLKSEEGHGFSGQIVMLGDSMGSLLAYEALCRSNGSQPGTAGSGASNSGGDAVAASSGSNAQPMNSRHSRLDDDERFIEADLDAKRLLVAPSPRRRRSSSSSDSRAVKLDFEVSDFFMFGSPLSVVLAARKLHDAKTALVRPNCHQVYNLFHPTDPIASRLEPLLSARFSILSPVNVPRYAKYPLGSGQPLHLLEVIQSHPQHFNDGNNILAGRRLSDASMQSTISGLIENVSLSTIHALQNKWWGTKRLDYALYCPEGLSNFPAHALPHLFHASYWESPDVIAFILRQIGKFEGIPFVGSNDDKDAASFHPGQPREKWIKKRTSVKLKNVAANHRANDVIVQEGREQRLNARFMYGPLDMITLHGEKVDVHIMKDPPAGEWTFLTTEMTDKNGRISYNIPDQLSLGYGIYPVKMVVRGDHTSVDCYMAVVPPLTECVVFSIDGSFTASMSVTGRDPKVRAGAVDVCRHWQELGYLLIYITGRPDMQQQRVVSWLSQHNFPHGLISFADGLSTDPLGHKTAYLNNLVQNHGISITAAYGSSKDITVYTNVGMRTDQIFIVGKVSKKLQSNAIVLSDGYAAHLSGLQAVGGSRPAKGNARMVIPRGCFNLPGQTANPRRRRYLERKTVSSCCLMVFQTT; from the exons ATGTTGATTAAGGAGTACCGTATACCGCTGCCCCTCACCGTCGAGGAGTATCGGATTGCCCAACTGTACATGATAGCG aaaaagagtCGCGAGGAGAGCCATGGCGAGGGCAGCGGCGTTGAGATCATCATCAATGAACCCTATAAGGATGGTCCCGGCGGCAATGGTCAATATACGAAAAAGATATACCATGTGGGCAATCATTTGCCGGGCTGGATCAAGA GTCTCTTGCCGAAAAGTGCTCTGACCGTTGAGGAGGAGGCATGGAACGCATATCCGTATACAAGGACACGCTACACCTGCCCCTTTGTGGAGAAGTTCTCGCTGGACATTGAGACGTACTATTTCCCAGACAATGGCTATCAGGAGAATGTCTTTCAGCTGTCGGGCAGCGATCTACGCAATCGTATTGTCG atgTAATCGATATTGTCAAGGATCAGCTATGGGGCGGCGATTACGTGAAGGAAGAGGACCCCAAACAATTTATATCGGAAAAGACGGGACGTGGCCCGTTAGCCGATGACTGGCTGGAGGAGTATTGGCGCGAGGTCAAGGGCAAAAAGCAGCCAACGCCGCGGAACATGTCCCTGATGACGGCCTATAAGATTTGTCGCGTTGAATTCCGATATTGGGGCATGCAAACGAAGCTGGAGAAGTTCATACACGATGTGGCATTGCGCAAAATGATGCTGCGGGCGCATCGTCAGGCCTGGGCATGGCAGGATGAATGGTATGGCCTTACCATCGAGGATATACGCGAGCTGGAGCGTCAGACACAGCTGGCACTAGCCAAGAAAATGGGCAGCGGTGAAGAGTGTAGCGATG ATAGCACCTCCGAGGCGTACACTAGCACGACGGCCACGGCTGCCGCCTCTACAGGTGGCAGCGAACGAAAGAAATCGGCGCCGGCCATACCGCCAATAGTCACCCAACAGCCGCCCAGTGCCGAGGCCAGctccgacgaggaggagggcgaggacgaagacgacgatgaggatgagaaCGATGCCATTGGCGCTGGTGTGGATCTGGTTGGCAGCACACAGGGCACCGCCACCGCAAAAGATCGCTCCCGATCGCAGAGCATACAGATGGCCAACAAGGGGAAATTTGGCTCAAAGGGTGCCCTGCACTCGCCCGTGGGCTCGGCGCACAGCTTTGATCTGCAG GTGGCTAACTGGCGCATGGAACGACTGGAAGTGGACTCCAAGTCGAATTCTGATGAGGAGTTCTTTGATTGTTTAG ACACCAATGAGACGAACTCTCTGGCCAAGTGGAGCTCCCTGGAGCTGCTGGGTGAGGGCGACGACAGTCCACCGCCCCATGGGGGCCCCTCCAGCGGTGGCTCTGTGGCGAGCGGTCGCGGCCACGCCGGCGGCAAGCAGGAGGATAGCATTTTCAATCAGGACTTTCTAATGCGCGTCGCCTCGGAGCGGGGCAACAAGCGACAGCTGCGCTCCTCGGCCAGTGTGGACCGCAGCCATGATTCGTCGCCGCCAGGATCGCCGAGCACCCCATCTTGTCCGACCACCATACTGATGTTGGTCGTTCACGCCGGCAGTGTGCTGGACGCCGCCAGTGAGCTAACGGCCAAGAAGTCAGATGTCACCACATTCCGTGGCTCGTTCGAGGCCGTCATGCGGCAGCATTATCCCAGCTTGCTGACACATGTGACGATCAAAATGGTGCCCTGTCCGTCGATATGCACCGATGCTTTGGGGATACTCTCCAGCCTCAGTCCATACTCGTTCGATGCCTCGCCCTCGGCGGCGGATATACCGAACATAGCCGATGTACCCATAGGAGCCATACCCCTGCTGGCTGTGGCCTCACCCGAGTTCCACGAGACCGTCAACAAGACGGTGGCAGCGGCCAATATTGTGTACCATGAGTTTTTGAAATCGGAAGAGGGACATGGCTTCTCCGGGCAGATTGTAATGCTCGGCGACTCCATGGGCTCTCTGCTGGCATACGAGGCTTTGTGCCGGTCCAACGGCAGTCAGCCGGGCACCGCTGGATCTGGGGCCTCGAACTCTGGCGGCGATGCTGTTgccgccagcagcggcagcaatgcCCAGCCGATGAACAGCCGACACTCGCGACTGGACGACGATGAGCGCTTCATTGAGGCCGATCTGGATGCCAAACGTCTGCTGGTGGCCCCCTCGCCGCGTCGTCGTCGCTCCAGTTCGTCGAGTGACTCGCGGGCCGTCAAGCTTGACTTCGAGGTCAGTGACTTTTTCATGTTCGGCTCGCCGCTGTCCGTTGTCTTGGCCGCCCGCAAGTTGCACGATGCCAAGACGGCACTGGTGCGTCCGAACTGCCATCAAGTGTACAATTTGTTCCATCCAACCGATCCGATTGCCTCGCGGCTGGAGCCGCTGCTTAGTGCACGCTTCTCCATACTGTCGCCGGTGAATGTTCCACGTTATGCCAAATATCCACTGGGAAGTGGCCAGCCATTGCATTTAT TGGAGGTTATTCAATCTCATCCGCAGCACTTTAACGATGGCAACAACATACTGGCCGGACGTCGCCTCTCGGATGCCTCCATGCAGAGCACGATTTCGGGACTAATTGAGAATGTCTCTCTCAGTACAATTCATGCCC TTCAAAACAAATGGTGGGGCACCAAGCGCCTGGACTATGCCCTGTACTGCCCCGAGGGGCTGAGCAACTTCCCCGCCCATGCATTGCCGCATTTGTTCCATGCCAGCTACTGGGAGAGCCCCGATGTGATTGCGTTTATACTGCGACAGATTGGCAAATTCGAGGGCATACCGTTTGTGGGATCCAACGACGACAAGGATGCGGCCTCCTTCCATCCAGGGCAGCCGCGCGAAAAGTGGATCAAGAAGCGCACATCGGTGAAGCTGAAAAATGTGGCCGCCAATCATCGGGCCAACGATGTGATTGTCCAGGAGGGACGCGAGCAGCGTTTGAATGCCCGCTTCATGTATGGACCCCTCGACATGATCACGCTCCATGGCGAGAAGGTCGATGTGCATATTATGAAGGATCCGCCGGCGGGCGAGTGGACATTCCTCACCACCGAAATGACGGACAAAAACGGACGCATCTCGTACAACATACCCGATCAGCTGTCCCTCGGCTATGGGATATATCCGGTAAAGATGGTCGTCCGTGGCGACCATACATCGGTGGACTGCTACATGGCCGTGGTGCCACCACTCACCGAGTGCGTTGTCTTTAGCATTGATGGCTCCTTCACCGCCTCCATGTCGGTGACGGGCCGCGATCCCAAGGTGCGTGCCGGTGCCGTCGATGTCTGCCGCCATTGGCAGGAGCTGGGCTATCTGCTCATCTACATCACGGGGCGGCCGgatatgcagcagcagcgtgtcGTCTCTTGGCTGAGCCAGCACAATTTCCCCCACGGCTTGATCTCATTCGCGGACGGGCTGTCCACCGATCCGTTGGGCCACAAGACCGCGTATCTCAACAATCTGGTCCAGAATCATGGAATCTCAATTACGGCCGCCTACGGCAGCAGCAAGGATATTACTGTGTACACGAATGTGGGCATGCGTACCGATCAGATATTTATTGTCGGCAAG GTGAGCAAGAAGCTACAGTCGAACGCCATAGTCTTGAGCGATGGCTATGCGGCACATTTGTCCGGCCTTCAGGCTGTGGGCGGCTCGCGTCCGGCCAAAGGGAATGCCCGTATGGTCATACCCAGGGGATGCTTCAACCTGCCCGGCCAGACGGCCAATCCGCGACGCCGAAG GTACCTGGAACGAAAGACTGTTTCCTCCTGTTGTTTGATGGTTTTCCAAACCACTTAA
- the rdgB gene encoding protein retinal degeneration B isoform X3: MLIKEYRIPLPLTVEEYRIAQLYMIAKKSREESHGEGSGVEIIINEPYKDGPGGNGQYTKKIYHVGNHLPGWIKSLLPKSALTVEEEAWNAYPYTRTRYTCPFVEKFSLDIETYYFPDNGYQENVFQLSGSDLRNRIVDVIDIVKDQLWGGDYVKEEDPKQFISEKTGRGPLADDWLEEYWREVKGKKQPTPRNMSLMTAYKICRVEFRYWGMQTKLEKFIHDVALRKMMLRAHRQAWAWQDEWYGLTIEDIRELERQTQLALAKKMGSGEECSDDSTSEAYTSTTATAAASTGGSERKKSAPAIPPIVTQQPPSAEASSDEEEGEDEDDDEDENDAIGAGVDLVGSTQGTATAKDRSRSQSIQMANKGKFGSKGALHSPVGSAHSFDLQSKKPHAKTAPRRHVANWRMERLEVDSKSNSDEEFFDCLDTNETNSLAKWSSLELLGEGDDSPPPHGGPSSGGSVASGRGHAGGKQEDSIFNQDFLMRVASERGNKRQLRSSASVDRSHDSSPPGSPSTPSCPTTILMLVVHAGSVLDAASELTAKKSDVTTFRGSFEAVMRQHYPSLLTHVTIKMVPCPSICTDALGILSSLSPYSFDASPSAADIPNIADVPIGAIPLLAVASPEFHETVNKTVAAANIVYHEFLKSEEGHGFSGQIVMLGDSMGSLLAYEALCRSNGSQPGTAGSGASNSGGDAVAASSGSNAQPMNSRHSRLDDDERFIEADLDAKRLLVAPSPRRRRSSSSSDSRAVKLDFEVSDFFMFGSPLSVVLAARKLHDAKTALVRPNCHQVYNLFHPTDPIASRLEPLLSARFSILSPVNVPRYAKYPLGSGQPLHLLEVIQSHPQHFNDGNNILAGRRLSDASMQSTISGLIENVSLSTIHALQNKWWGTKRLDYALYCPEGLSNFPAHALPHLFHASYWESPDVIAFILRQIGKFEGIPFVGSNDDKDAASFHPGQPREKWIKKRTSVKLKNVAANHRANDVIVQEGREQRLNARFMYGPLDMITLHGEKVDVHIMKDPPAGEWTFLTTEMTDKNGRISYNIPDQLSLGYGIYPVKMVVRGDHTSVDCYMAVVPPLTECVVFSIDGSFTASMSVTGRDPKVRAGAVDVCRHWQELGYLLIYITGRPDMQQQRVVSWLSQHNFPHGLISFADGLSTDPLGHKTAYLNNLVQNHGISITAAYGSSKDITVYTNVGMRTDQIFIVGKVSKKLQSNAIVLSDGYAAHLSGLQAVGGSRPAKGNARMVIPRGCFNLPGQTANPRRRRYLERKTVSSCCLMVFQTT, encoded by the exons ATGTTGATTAAGGAGTACCGTATACCGCTGCCCCTCACCGTCGAGGAGTATCGGATTGCCCAACTGTACATGATAGCG aaaaagagtCGCGAGGAGAGCCATGGCGAGGGCAGCGGCGTTGAGATCATCATCAATGAACCCTATAAGGATGGTCCCGGCGGCAATGGTCAATATACGAAAAAGATATACCATGTGGGCAATCATTTGCCGGGCTGGATCAAGA GTCTCTTGCCGAAAAGTGCTCTGACCGTTGAGGAGGAGGCATGGAACGCATATCCGTATACAAGGACACGCTACACCTGCCCCTTTGTGGAGAAGTTCTCGCTGGACATTGAGACGTACTATTTCCCAGACAATGGCTATCAGGAGAATGTCTTTCAGCTGTCGGGCAGCGATCTACGCAATCGTATTGTCG atgTAATCGATATTGTCAAGGATCAGCTATGGGGCGGCGATTACGTGAAGGAAGAGGACCCCAAACAATTTATATCGGAAAAGACGGGACGTGGCCCGTTAGCCGATGACTGGCTGGAGGAGTATTGGCGCGAGGTCAAGGGCAAAAAGCAGCCAACGCCGCGGAACATGTCCCTGATGACGGCCTATAAGATTTGTCGCGTTGAATTCCGATATTGGGGCATGCAAACGAAGCTGGAGAAGTTCATACACGATGTGGCATTGCGCAAAATGATGCTGCGGGCGCATCGTCAGGCCTGGGCATGGCAGGATGAATGGTATGGCCTTACCATCGAGGATATACGCGAGCTGGAGCGTCAGACACAGCTGGCACTAGCCAAGAAAATGGGCAGCGGTGAAGAGTGTAGCGATG ATAGCACCTCCGAGGCGTACACTAGCACGACGGCCACGGCTGCCGCCTCTACAGGTGGCAGCGAACGAAAGAAATCGGCGCCGGCCATACCGCCAATAGTCACCCAACAGCCGCCCAGTGCCGAGGCCAGctccgacgaggaggagggcgaggacgaagacgacgatgaggatgagaaCGATGCCATTGGCGCTGGTGTGGATCTGGTTGGCAGCACACAGGGCACCGCCACCGCAAAAGATCGCTCCCGATCGCAGAGCATACAGATGGCCAACAAGGGGAAATTTGGCTCAAAGGGTGCCCTGCACTCGCCCGTGGGCTCGGCGCACAGCTTTGATCTGCAG TCAAAAAAGCCGCATGCCAAGACAGCGCCTCGCAGACAT GTGGCTAACTGGCGCATGGAACGACTGGAAGTGGACTCCAAGTCGAATTCTGATGAGGAGTTCTTTGATTGTTTAG ACACCAATGAGACGAACTCTCTGGCCAAGTGGAGCTCCCTGGAGCTGCTGGGTGAGGGCGACGACAGTCCACCGCCCCATGGGGGCCCCTCCAGCGGTGGCTCTGTGGCGAGCGGTCGCGGCCACGCCGGCGGCAAGCAGGAGGATAGCATTTTCAATCAGGACTTTCTAATGCGCGTCGCCTCGGAGCGGGGCAACAAGCGACAGCTGCGCTCCTCGGCCAGTGTGGACCGCAGCCATGATTCGTCGCCGCCAGGATCGCCGAGCACCCCATCTTGTCCGACCACCATACTGATGTTGGTCGTTCACGCCGGCAGTGTGCTGGACGCCGCCAGTGAGCTAACGGCCAAGAAGTCAGATGTCACCACATTCCGTGGCTCGTTCGAGGCCGTCATGCGGCAGCATTATCCCAGCTTGCTGACACATGTGACGATCAAAATGGTGCCCTGTCCGTCGATATGCACCGATGCTTTGGGGATACTCTCCAGCCTCAGTCCATACTCGTTCGATGCCTCGCCCTCGGCGGCGGATATACCGAACATAGCCGATGTACCCATAGGAGCCATACCCCTGCTGGCTGTGGCCTCACCCGAGTTCCACGAGACCGTCAACAAGACGGTGGCAGCGGCCAATATTGTGTACCATGAGTTTTTGAAATCGGAAGAGGGACATGGCTTCTCCGGGCAGATTGTAATGCTCGGCGACTCCATGGGCTCTCTGCTGGCATACGAGGCTTTGTGCCGGTCCAACGGCAGTCAGCCGGGCACCGCTGGATCTGGGGCCTCGAACTCTGGCGGCGATGCTGTTgccgccagcagcggcagcaatgcCCAGCCGATGAACAGCCGACACTCGCGACTGGACGACGATGAGCGCTTCATTGAGGCCGATCTGGATGCCAAACGTCTGCTGGTGGCCCCCTCGCCGCGTCGTCGTCGCTCCAGTTCGTCGAGTGACTCGCGGGCCGTCAAGCTTGACTTCGAGGTCAGTGACTTTTTCATGTTCGGCTCGCCGCTGTCCGTTGTCTTGGCCGCCCGCAAGTTGCACGATGCCAAGACGGCACTGGTGCGTCCGAACTGCCATCAAGTGTACAATTTGTTCCATCCAACCGATCCGATTGCCTCGCGGCTGGAGCCGCTGCTTAGTGCACGCTTCTCCATACTGTCGCCGGTGAATGTTCCACGTTATGCCAAATATCCACTGGGAAGTGGCCAGCCATTGCATTTAT TGGAGGTTATTCAATCTCATCCGCAGCACTTTAACGATGGCAACAACATACTGGCCGGACGTCGCCTCTCGGATGCCTCCATGCAGAGCACGATTTCGGGACTAATTGAGAATGTCTCTCTCAGTACAATTCATGCCC TTCAAAACAAATGGTGGGGCACCAAGCGCCTGGACTATGCCCTGTACTGCCCCGAGGGGCTGAGCAACTTCCCCGCCCATGCATTGCCGCATTTGTTCCATGCCAGCTACTGGGAGAGCCCCGATGTGATTGCGTTTATACTGCGACAGATTGGCAAATTCGAGGGCATACCGTTTGTGGGATCCAACGACGACAAGGATGCGGCCTCCTTCCATCCAGGGCAGCCGCGCGAAAAGTGGATCAAGAAGCGCACATCGGTGAAGCTGAAAAATGTGGCCGCCAATCATCGGGCCAACGATGTGATTGTCCAGGAGGGACGCGAGCAGCGTTTGAATGCCCGCTTCATGTATGGACCCCTCGACATGATCACGCTCCATGGCGAGAAGGTCGATGTGCATATTATGAAGGATCCGCCGGCGGGCGAGTGGACATTCCTCACCACCGAAATGACGGACAAAAACGGACGCATCTCGTACAACATACCCGATCAGCTGTCCCTCGGCTATGGGATATATCCGGTAAAGATGGTCGTCCGTGGCGACCATACATCGGTGGACTGCTACATGGCCGTGGTGCCACCACTCACCGAGTGCGTTGTCTTTAGCATTGATGGCTCCTTCACCGCCTCCATGTCGGTGACGGGCCGCGATCCCAAGGTGCGTGCCGGTGCCGTCGATGTCTGCCGCCATTGGCAGGAGCTGGGCTATCTGCTCATCTACATCACGGGGCGGCCGgatatgcagcagcagcgtgtcGTCTCTTGGCTGAGCCAGCACAATTTCCCCCACGGCTTGATCTCATTCGCGGACGGGCTGTCCACCGATCCGTTGGGCCACAAGACCGCGTATCTCAACAATCTGGTCCAGAATCATGGAATCTCAATTACGGCCGCCTACGGCAGCAGCAAGGATATTACTGTGTACACGAATGTGGGCATGCGTACCGATCAGATATTTATTGTCGGCAAG GTGAGCAAGAAGCTACAGTCGAACGCCATAGTCTTGAGCGATGGCTATGCGGCACATTTGTCCGGCCTTCAGGCTGTGGGCGGCTCGCGTCCGGCCAAAGGGAATGCCCGTATGGTCATACCCAGGGGATGCTTCAACCTGCCCGGCCAGACGGCCAATCCGCGACGCCGAAG GTACCTGGAACGAAAGACTGTTTCCTCCTGTTGTTTGATGGTTTTCCAAACCACTTAA